A stretch of bacterium DNA encodes these proteins:
- the rsmI gene encoding 16S rRNA (cytidine(1402)-2'-O)-methyltransferase, producing the protein MPAMPDLEPNVNGRLVLVPTPVGNMGDLTIRAKEVLQAAEVIAVEDPNHSRYLLSQLGITAPVICYHEQGDYSRRLERLLNELRAGKLVAVISSAGTPSISDPGFSIVRAALSENIPVECLPGATALIPALVISGLPVHRFVFEGFLPRTGKQTRLLEIANERRTVVLYESPQRLQKLLTELIAVCGTERRCCVVRELSKKFEETVRGTLGELQAVFEKRVVKGEIVVVLAGKPD; encoded by the coding sequence ATGCCCGCGATGCCGGATCTTGAACCGAATGTAAATGGTCGCTTAGTATTAGTACCGACTCCGGTCGGTAATATGGGCGATCTCACGATTCGCGCGAAAGAGGTGTTGCAAGCTGCCGAAGTCATCGCTGTTGAAGACCCCAATCATTCCCGCTACCTCCTCAGTCAATTAGGGATTACGGCTCCCGTCATTTGTTATCATGAACAAGGTGATTACAGTCGGCGGTTAGAAAGGCTACTCAACGAATTGCGAGCGGGTAAACTGGTAGCTGTTATCTCGTCGGCGGGCACCCCCTCGATCAGCGACCCCGGTTTTTCCATTGTTCGAGCGGCATTGTCGGAGAACATTCCAGTCGAGTGTCTGCCCGGTGCTACGGCACTTATACCAGCTCTGGTTATTAGTGGTTTGCCGGTGCATCGGTTTGTTTTCGAGGGATTTTTACCAAGGACTGGTAAACAGACGAGATTACTCGAAATCGCAAATGAGCGAAGAACTGTCGTATTGTATGAGTCACCGCAACGCCTGCAAAAACTTCTCACCGAGTTAATCGCAGTCTGCGGAACAGAGCGTCGTTGCTGTGTTGTACGGGAGCTGTCGAAAAAATTTGAAGAAACGGTTCGCGGGACACTCGGCGAATTACAAGCAGTTTTTGAGAAGAGGGTAGTGAAAGGGGAAATTGTAGTGGTACTTGCAGGAAAGCCGGATTAA
- the bshB1 gene encoding bacillithiol biosynthesis deacetylase BshB1: MADVLVVSAHPDDVELACAGTVAKYVNAGKTVALFDLTRGELGTRGTPEQRLQEASAAAKVLGVTIRENAGLPDGRISDASETQKLAIISAIRRHQPKILMYPYPEDRHPDHGACGRLCEQASFLAGLTKIVDGNVPHRPQLKFAFHQAWEQKTTFIVDVTDTWETRMAAMRCFQSQFHDPNSQEPETWIASSDFLEGIEARGRNNGFKIGVKYGESFWHRGPLPVLDLMTLFPESKRHV; the protein is encoded by the coding sequence ATGGCTGATGTATTGGTTGTCTCGGCACATCCTGATGATGTCGAGCTGGCGTGTGCTGGAACGGTTGCGAAATACGTCAATGCGGGAAAAACTGTCGCACTCTTCGATCTTACTCGCGGCGAGTTAGGTACCCGTGGAACACCGGAACAACGGTTACAAGAAGCTTCCGCCGCTGCGAAAGTATTGGGCGTAACAATCCGCGAAAATGCCGGTTTACCCGATGGTAGGATCAGTGATGCCAGTGAAACGCAGAAACTGGCGATTATCTCGGCGATTCGACGTCATCAACCGAAAATACTCATGTATCCTTATCCTGAAGATCGTCATCCCGACCATGGCGCTTGCGGTAGATTGTGCGAGCAAGCAAGTTTTCTGGCAGGATTAACAAAAATTGTTGATGGGAATGTACCACATCGTCCTCAACTCAAGTTTGCTTTTCATCAAGCGTGGGAGCAGAAAACTACTTTTATTGTCGATGTAACGGACACGTGGGAAACGAGGATGGCAGCAATGCGTTGCTTTCAGTCGCAGTTTCACGATCCGAATTCCCAAGAGCCAGAAACTTGGATTGCTTCATCGGATTTTTTGGAGGGGATAGAAGCGCGCGGCAGAAATAATGGCTTCAAAATCGGAGTGAAGTATGGGGAATCGTTCTGGCACCGTGGACCGTTACCAGTGCTCGATCTCATGACACTCTTCCCCGAATCGAAAAGACACGTATAA
- a CDS encoding NAD+ synthase — MSLPLPPTLHFPTLSRLLVSFLREETTRVGYQKAVVGLSGGIDSAVVAALMVQAFGSENCLGVMLPYRGSSPASEADARLVADAIHLPVTRIEITPMADGYISDEMSALRKGNLFARLRMAVLFDIAMREQALVIGTSNKTEILLGYSTWFGDGAWSLGPIGDLYKCQIVALAKQLNLPPVIWEKPPTADLWDGQTDENELGFSYDDADRYLYHRVDLRLSMDELIQSGFPAAIAKSIERRIATSHYKRVSPPIAKIQNRSVGTDFLYARDAGS; from the coding sequence ATGTCGTTACCGTTACCGCCCACGTTGCATTTTCCAACGTTGTCGCGCTTATTAGTTTCGTTTCTGCGCGAAGAAACAACCCGTGTTGGCTATCAAAAAGCCGTCGTCGGTTTATCCGGCGGCATCGATAGCGCCGTGGTAGCAGCGCTGATGGTGCAAGCGTTTGGCAGTGAGAACTGTCTCGGTGTTATGTTGCCCTATAGAGGCTCCTCGCCTGCCAGCGAAGCCGATGCCCGGCTTGTCGCAGATGCGATCCACCTTCCGGTGACTCGCATTGAGATAACACCGATGGCGGATGGATACATTAGCGATGAGATGAGTGCATTACGCAAAGGAAATTTGTTCGCCCGGTTGCGAATGGCGGTGCTCTTCGATATCGCGATGCGCGAACAAGCGCTTGTTATCGGCACTTCGAATAAAACCGAAATTCTGCTTGGGTATTCGACATGGTTCGGCGATGGCGCGTGGTCGCTTGGCCCGATTGGCGATTTGTACAAATGCCAGATTGTTGCATTGGCGAAACAGTTGAATCTTCCCCCTGTGATTTGGGAAAAACCACCCACCGCCGATCTTTGGGATGGTCAAACCGATGAAAACGAGCTCGGTTTTTCTTACGACGATGCCGACCGCTATCTCTACCACCGAGTCGATTTACGATTGTCAATGGATGAGTTGATTCAGAGCGGTTTCCCGGCAGCGATTGCGAAAAGTATCGAACGCCGTATCGCTACCTCCCATTACAAACGGGTATCGCCGCCTATTGCGAAAATTCAAAATCGCTCGGTAGGAACCGATTTTTTGTATGCCCGCGATGCCGGATCTTGA
- the lgt gene encoding prolipoprotein diacylglyceryl transferase: MHSELFRIGPFALHSYGLMVFLGFAFGIWLSARRADNRGFSREIVYDASLWILISSLLGARFLYIVTHLDDFRGRWLDTISPIQSDGTIGIAGLVLLGGVIFAIAALILYSRLKKIPLFTLTDILVPGLAVGEFFGRIGCFLNGCCFGLPSHLPWAVVFPSTCPAGAQFPDTPVQPTQLYMSLAALLTVFVLLYAERWLKKPGQLFGLYLTIYGPVRILIESIRWYESSMKPFSDLGSAVTVSQMLSVGIFLGGLYLLRRKQPVTKKRKK; the protein is encoded by the coding sequence ATGCACTCGGAACTATTTCGGATCGGCCCATTTGCACTGCATAGTTACGGTTTGATGGTCTTTCTCGGATTCGCATTCGGCATTTGGCTATCGGCCCGCCGCGCGGATAATCGTGGTTTCTCGCGTGAAATTGTCTACGATGCATCGCTTTGGATTTTAATCTCTTCGCTGCTTGGCGCACGTTTTCTCTATATCGTCACTCACCTCGACGATTTCCGGGGACGATGGCTCGATACAATTAGCCCCATTCAAAGTGATGGTACAATCGGTATTGCCGGCTTGGTGTTATTGGGTGGGGTTATTTTTGCAATTGCTGCACTAATACTATATTCCCGCCTCAAAAAAATTCCGCTCTTTACATTAACCGATATTCTTGTTCCCGGATTGGCGGTCGGAGAGTTTTTCGGGAGAATCGGATGCTTCCTCAACGGATGTTGTTTTGGTCTCCCCTCTCATCTTCCATGGGCAGTCGTGTTTCCATCTACTTGTCCAGCAGGAGCGCAGTTTCCCGACACTCCTGTACAGCCAACCCAGTTATATATGTCACTCGCCGCGTTGCTCACAGTGTTTGTTTTGTTGTATGCCGAGCGGTGGCTCAAGAAACCGGGGCAATTGTTTGGTTTGTATCTTACTATTTACGGTCCGGTACGAATTCTTATTGAGTCGATCCGATGGTATGAATCGAGCATGAAACCATTTTCCGATTTGGGTTCCGCGGTGACTGTTTCCCAGATGTTATCGGTTGGAATATTTCTCGGCGGATTGTACTTACTGCGCCGCAAGCAACCGGTAACGAAGAAACGAAAGAAGTAG